From Candidatus Zymogenus saltonus, one genomic window encodes:
- a CDS encoding Nif3-like dinuclear metal center hexameric protein, translated as MISKVKDIIEIVEEIAPQSESEKWDNPGLQVGDMNADVRCVAVALDPVIESVSKSIDKEADLLVTHHPLIFPNISLIETNRGVGKIIRLAIDNSLTIYSAHTNFDRSPNGTNLVLSEALGLIEVGPILKVEGPMSKEDFSVAVGRLPETVSLRDFAASVKDKLNSPCVRIVGDKNMKVARVAVCGGSGGDFIKRIAEAGVDAFVTGEVKYHDALLVKDMAEDGSSSMGLIEAGHFHTEEVAVSRLANIISEGASKRGFKIDVLAIEGKDPFSYIHC; from the coding sequence TTGATTTCGAAAGTAAAAGACATCATCGAAATAGTCGAAGAGATAGCCCCTCAAAGCGAATCCGAAAAGTGGGACAACCCGGGTCTTCAGGTAGGCGATATGAACGCCGATGTGAGATGCGTCGCCGTCGCCCTCGATCCCGTCATCGAAAGCGTCTCGAAGTCAATCGACAAGGAAGCAGACCTCCTCGTTACCCACCATCCGCTGATCTTCCCGAACATAAGTCTTATCGAGACAAACCGAGGAGTTGGAAAAATCATAAGGCTTGCCATAGATAACTCTCTTACCATTTACAGCGCCCACACGAACTTCGACCGCTCGCCTAATGGAACCAACCTCGTCCTGTCCGAGGCTCTCGGATTGATCGAGGTCGGTCCGATCCTTAAGGTCGAAGGCCCAATGTCAAAGGAAGACTTCTCGGTCGCGGTCGGGAGACTTCCCGAAACGGTGAGCCTTCGCGATTTCGCCGCTTCCGTAAAGGATAAGCTGAACTCCCCCTGCGTGAGAATCGTGGGCGACAAAAACATGAAGGTTGCAAGAGTGGCCGTCTGCGGGGGGAGCGGGGGGGACTTCATCAAGAGGATAGCTGAGGCCGGTGTAGATGCCTTCGTTACCGGAGAAGTAAAATACCACGACGCCCTCCTCGTGAAGGATATGGCTGAAGACGGATCATCCTCCATGGGCCTCATCGAGGCGGGGCACTTCCATACCGAAGAGGTGGCCGTCTCCCGGCTTGCAAATATCATTTCCGAGGGGGCATCAAAGAGGGGTTTTAAAATTGACGTCCTGGCGATCGAGGGGAAAGACCCGTTTTCATACATTCATTGTTGA
- a CDS encoding ribonuclease HI family protein, with amino-acid sequence MTDNKKRRKAAELLSRLADERTIEDVARLLSDISREEIEELLRFAESEISPKSAKNDIKGKACVLFVDGASMGNPGPAGAGAVIQNADGKELAAISKNLGTATSNVAEYRALILGLKEVKKLGFASVRIFTDSELMANQVGGIWRIKDEKLKLLAAEAMDILEKFDHHEITAVKRSNNRRADKLAKRAADMGE; translated from the coding sequence ATGACTGATAACAAAAAGAGAAGAAAGGCGGCCGAGCTCCTGTCCCGCCTCGCCGACGAGAGGACCATAGAGGACGTGGCTAGGCTTCTGAGCGACATTAGTCGGGAAGAGATCGAGGAGCTCCTCCGCTTTGCGGAATCCGAGATTTCGCCCAAAAGCGCCAAAAACGATATTAAAGGCAAGGCCTGCGTCCTCTTCGTCGACGGCGCCTCGATGGGAAATCCGGGCCCCGCAGGCGCCGGGGCCGTGATTCAAAACGCGGACGGCAAAGAGCTCGCCGCAATCTCGAAAAATCTCGGCACGGCCACGAGCAACGTCGCGGAATACAGGGCGCTGATCCTGGGCCTCAAAGAAGTCAAAAAGCTCGGCTTTGCCTCGGTCAGGATATTTACCGACTCCGAGCTGATGGCGAATCAGGTGGGCGGCATTTGGCGCATCAAGGACGAGAAGCTTAAGCTCCTTGCGGCCGAGGCGATGGATATCTTGGAAAAATTCGATCACCATGAAATAACCGCCGTAAAAAGGAGCAATAACAGGAGGGCGGACAAGCTCGCCAAGCGCGCGGCGGACATGGGAGAGTAA